In Methylocystis sp. MJC1, one DNA window encodes the following:
- a CDS encoding Hsp20/alpha crystallin family protein: MEDMFRAFYQNVPSFYQNLPSLTVGAGMPVIGVAETKDAIEVNAELPGVDEKDIKVSLDGNRLAISGEKKGESKQDEKDWHVEERSYGSFYRSLSLPFKPEDGAVEAHFDKGVLHLNIKKPTEDAKSAKTIQIKLGAPAKAAG, translated from the coding sequence ATGGAAGACATGTTCCGGGCGTTCTATCAGAACGTGCCTTCGTTCTATCAGAATTTGCCTTCGTTGACCGTTGGGGCAGGCATGCCAGTGATCGGTGTGGCCGAAACCAAGGACGCTATTGAGGTAAACGCCGAACTCCCAGGTGTAGACGAGAAAGACATCAAGGTCAGCCTGGATGGCAATCGGCTGGCGATCTCCGGTGAGAAAAAGGGGGAGTCCAAGCAGGACGAAAAGGACTGGCACGTGGAGGAGCGCAGCTACGGTTCATTCTACCGGTCGCTGTCTTTACCTTTCAAACCGGAGGATGGAGCTGTCGAGGCTCACTTTGATAAGGGAGTCCTCCACCTCAACATCAAGAAGCCCACTGAAGACGCGAAAAGCGCCAAAACTATTCAGATCAAGCTTGGCGCGCCTGCAAAGGCGGCGGGATGA